The following coding sequences are from one Lolium rigidum isolate FL_2022 chromosome 6, APGP_CSIRO_Lrig_0.1, whole genome shotgun sequence window:
- the LOC124661169 gene encoding cryptochrome DASH, chloroplastic/mitochondrial-like — translation MLHLRPSSCSFPPTAQFLLLPRKSGSRFLLAMTYAADSSSSASFRPLRGAVAVPSLGAEETTAAADEAFRRHTSPGLRRAGSGVAVVWFRNDLRVLDNEALARAWAASEAVLPVYCVDPRVLGGATHRFGFPKTGALRAQFLIECLGDLKRNLQKRGLDLLIRHGKPEDVLPSIVKSVSAHTVYAHKETCSEELLVELLVRRGLEQVVIPQVGTPSNQNKPLNPKLQLIWGATMYHIDDLPFPVSNLPDVYTQFRKAVESKSSGRSCSKLPPSLGPAPSSGVAEIGGWGSVPTLESLGLSVTKAEKGMYFIGGESAALGRVHEYFWKNDQLKVYKETRNGMLGPDYSTKFSPWLASGSLSPRYVCEEVKRYEKQRVANDSTYWVLFELIWRDYFRFLSEKYGNSIFHLGGPRKVVSKWSQDQTLFESWRDGRTGYPLIDANMKELLATGFMSNRGRQIVCSFLVRDMGIDWRMGAEWFETCLLDYDPASNYGNWTYGSGVGNDPREDRYFSIPKQVSIKTK, via the exons ATGCTCCACCTCCGCCCATCCTCCTGCTCCTTCCCTCCCACCGCCCAATTCCTCCTCCTCCCCAGAAAATCCGGcagccgcttcctcctcgccatgACCTACGCCGCCGATAGCTCGAGCTCGGCCTCGTTCCGTCCCCTTCGCGGCGCAGTGGCCGTGCCGTCCCTGGGCGCGGAAGAGACCACCGCGGCGGCCGACGAGGCCTTCCGGCGGCACACCTCGCCTGGCCTGCGTCGGGCAGGCAGCGGCGTCGCCGTGGTGTGGTTCAGGAACGACCTCCGGGTGCTGGACAACGAGGCGCTGGCGCGCGCGTGGGCGGCCTCCGAGGCCGTCCTCCCCGTGTACTGCGTCGACCCCCGGGTCCTCGGCGGCGCCACCCACCGCTTCGGGTTCCCCAAGACCGGAG CGTTGAGGGCTCAGTTCCTGATTGAGTGCTTGGGGGACCTGAAGCGAAATCTGCAGaagcggggcctcgacctgctcatcCGGCACGGCAAGCCTGAAGACGTCCTCCCTTCTATTGTGAAGTCTGTCAGCGCACACACG GTCTACGCTCACAAGGAAACCTGCAGCGAGGAACTCCTCGTTGAACTCCTCGTGCGCAGAGGCTTGGAGCAGGTGGTTATCCCTCAAGTTGGAACACCATCTAACCAGAATAAACCTCTGAACCCCAAGCTTCAGCTCATCTGGGGAGCGACAATGTACCACATCGATGATCTTCCGTTCCCCGTGAGCAACTTGCCAGACGTATACACGCAGTTTAGAAAG GCAGTCGAGTCGAAGTCTTCCGGTCGGAGCTGCAGCAAGTTGCCACCTTCGCTCGGGCCGGCCCCTAGTTCTGGTGTTGCTGAGATTGGAGGGTGGGGGTCAGTACCTACACTGGAGTCACTTGGTCTAAGTGTTACAAAGGCAG AGAAGGGGATGTATTTCATAGGAGGAGAAAGTGCAGCTCTGGGAAGGGTTCATGAATACTTCTGGAAGAATGATCAGCTGAAAGTCTACAAAGAGACTAGGAATGGCATGCTTGGTCCAGACTACTCCACCAAGTTCTCTCCCTGGCTTGCTTCGGGCAGCCTTTCACCACGCTACGTTTGCGAAGAG GTGAAGAGATATGAGAAGCAGAGAGTGGCAAATGATTCCACATACTG GGTATTATTTGAGCTGATATGGAGAGATTACTTCAGATTTCTTTCAGAGAAATATGGGAACTCCATTTTCCACTTAG GAGGTCCAAGGAAAGTAGTTTCCAAGTGGAGTCAAGATCAGACACTGTTTGAATCTTGGAGAGATGGTCGGACTGG GTACCCGCTTATTGATGCCAACATGAAGGAGCTTTTAGCTACTGGTTTCATGTCCAACCGTGGCCGTCAG ATTGTCTGCTCATTTTTGGTCCGGGACATGGGTATCGACTGGCGAATGGGAGCTGAATGGTTCGAAACATGCCTACTG